A stretch of Helicobacter pylori DNA encodes these proteins:
- a CDS encoding septal ring lytic transglycosylase RlpA family protein yields MGWALKRVCFLGVIFLISACAVKKNGVKNLSYKHESLRAYENAKDYDPTTKKATYKRNFFERHFKHHTDSQGNNTKQPLDNGMRDSSAIQRATMRPYQVGGKWYYPTKVDLGEKFDGIASWYGPNFHAKKTSNGEIYNMYAHTAAHKTLPMNTVVKVINVDNNSSTIVRINDRGPFVSDRIIDLSNAAARDIDMVQKGTASVRLIVLGFGGVISTQYEQSFNASSSKILHKEFKVGESEKSVSGGKFSLQMGAFRNQIGAQTLADKLQAENPDYSVKVAFKDDLYKVLVQGFQSEEEARDFMKKYNQNAVLTRE; encoded by the coding sequence ATGGGTTGGGCGTTGAAAAGAGTTTGTTTTTTAGGCGTTATTTTTTTGATTAGCGCTTGCGCGGTTAAAAAAAATGGGGTAAAGAATTTGTCTTACAAGCATGAAAGCTTGCGCGCTTATGAAAACGCTAAAGATTATGACCCAACAACCAAAAAAGCCACCTATAAACGCAATTTTTTTGAACGCCATTTCAAACACCACACCGATTCGCAAGGTAACAATACAAAACAACCCCTAGATAACGGCATGCGCGATTCTAGCGCGATCCAAAGAGCCACCATGCGCCCTTATCAAGTGGGGGGTAAGTGGTATTACCCCACTAAAGTGGATTTAGGCGAGAAATTTGATGGCATTGCGAGCTGGTATGGCCCTAACTTCCATGCCAAAAAAACCAGTAATGGGGAAATCTATAACATGTATGCCCACACCGCCGCGCACAAGACTTTACCCATGAACACCGTAGTGAAAGTCATTAACGTTGATAACAATTCAAGCACCATCGTGCGCATCAACGATAGAGGGCCTTTTGTGAGCGATCGCATCATTGATTTGTCTAATGCGGCCGCTAGGGATATTGATATGGTTCAAAAAGGCACGGCCAGCGTGCGCCTCATTGTTTTGGGTTTTGGTGGGGTTATCTCCACGCAATACGAACAATCTTTTAACGCCAGCTCTTCAAAGATCTTACACAAGGAATTTAAAGTCGGCGAGAGCGAAAAAAGCGTGAGCGGAGGGAAATTTTCTTTGCAAATGGGGGCTTTTAGAAACCAAATAGGCGCTCAAACTTTAGCGGATAAATTGCAAGCAGAAAATCCAGATTACAGCGTCAAGGTTGCTTTTAAAGACGATTTGTATAAAGTTTTAGTTCAAGGGTTTCAAAGTGAAGAAGAGGCTAGGGATTTTATGAAAAAATATAACCAGAATGCGGTTTTAACGAGAGAATGA
- a CDS encoding TatD family hydrolase, producing MFIDTHCHLDHRDYENDLEEVLKESLEKGVTQCVIPGADMKDLNRAIEISEKFEGVFFAIGTHPYDVESFDESLFEKFVGHQKCVAIGECGLDYYRLPELNERENYKSKQKEIFTKQIEFSIQHNKPLITHIREASFDSLNLLKSYPKAFGVLHCFNADSMLLELSDRFYYGIGGVSTFKNAKRLVEILPKIPKNRLLLETDSPYLTPHPFRGTRNSPTYIPLIAQKIAEIINIETEELASLSTHNAQTLFSFP from the coding sequence ATGTTTATTGATACGCATTGCCATTTGGATCATAGGGATTATGAAAACGATTTAGAAGAAGTGTTGAAAGAAAGCCTAGAAAAAGGCGTTACGCAATGCGTGATTCCTGGCGCGGACATGAAGGATTTGAACAGAGCAATAGAAATTAGCGAAAAATTTGAAGGCGTGTTTTTTGCCATAGGCACTCACCCTTATGATGTGGAAAGCTTTGATGAAAGCCTGTTTGAAAAATTTGTTGGGCATCAAAAATGCGTGGCGATAGGCGAATGCGGACTGGATTACTACCGCTTGCCTGAATTGAATGAAAGAGAGAATTATAAAAGCAAGCAAAAAGAAATCTTTACCAAACAGATTGAGTTTTCTATCCAGCACAACAAGCCCTTGATCACCCATATTAGAGAAGCGAGTTTTGATAGTTTGAATCTTTTAAAAAGCTATCCTAAGGCTTTTGGGGTGTTGCATTGCTTTAACGCTGATAGCATGCTTTTGGAATTAAGCGATCGTTTTTATTATGGGATAGGAGGGGTTAGCACTTTTAAAAACGCTAAAAGACTGGTAGAGATCCTCCCTAAAATCCCTAAAAACAGGCTTCTTTTAGAAACGGATTCGCCTTATTTGACCCCACACCCTTTTAGAGGCACCAGGAATAGCCCTACTTATATCCCTTTAATCGCTCAAAAAATTGCCGAAATCATCAACATAGAGACTGAAGAGCTCGCTTCTTTAAGCACGCATAACGCTCAAACGCTCTTTAGTTTCCCCTAA
- a CDS encoding KdsC family phosphatase, with translation MIKLLLLDVDGTLTDGSLYFDKNFHEFKAFNVKDGLGMTLWQKLGKKIAIITGRTSIMVKKRMESLGVQFVFMGVENKSVVVERLKKDLQLSAQEIACVGDDYNDLGMFKACAWSFAPFDAHPLLKSKAYKVLQNSGGKGAVREAIDYLLTLEGLQDEALKLYL, from the coding sequence ATGATTAAGTTATTGCTTTTAGATGTGGATGGCACGCTCACAGACGGGTCGTTGTATTTTGATAAAAATTTTCACGAGTTCAAGGCTTTCAATGTCAAAGACGGGCTTGGCATGACGCTATGGCAAAAATTAGGCAAAAAAATCGCTATCATTACAGGAAGAACTTCAATCATGGTGAAAAAACGCATGGAGAGTTTGGGCGTTCAGTTTGTTTTTATGGGCGTTGAAAATAAAAGCGTGGTTGTGGAGCGGCTCAAAAAAGACTTGCAATTGAGCGCGCAAGAAATCGCATGCGTAGGCGATGATTATAACGATTTAGGCATGTTTAAGGCATGCGCTTGGAGTTTCGCTCCTTTTGATGCACACCCCTTGCTTAAAAGCAAGGCCTATAAAGTGTTACAAAATTCAGGGGGCAAGGGGGCTGTTAGGGAAGCGATTGATTATCTTTTAACATTAGAAGGCTTGCAAGATGAAGCGCTCAAGCTTTACCTCTAA
- the mrdA gene encoding penicillin-binding protein 2, translating to MKSLRYKLLLFVFIGVWGLLILNLFILSVKNQEYYEKLAERNMTKKEFLVPTRGNITDRNHEFLAINELVFGVFLPSRLKQKELLEKIEVIQKFFPNFSKETLLNNYQKENSLYNHNLIKVVGFIPYATMQSLYTKLIQTQGIFVRPLDKRYYPNNALASHVLGYVGVASLQDLKDDEENQYSQIVGKTGIEKEYNKLLQGKVGYKIMHVNALNQELATLEVVPPSANNHLQLSLDKRLQKEADKLFENKRGAILVMNAENGELLVAGSYPEYNLNDFVGGISQDKWQKLQDDIYNPLLNRFANALYPPGSVVKMGVGLSFLENLHITENTTIPTPPFIEVGKRKFRDWKKTGHGNSNLYKAIRESVDVYFYKFGLEISIEKLSKTLREVGFGEKTGVDLPNEFVGIVPDNLWKLKRFNQDWRVGDTLITAIGQGSFLATPLQVLAYTGLIATGKLATPHFAINNKQPLKDPLNSFQKKKLQALRVGMYEVCNHKDGTAYHSTRGSKVTLACKTGTAQVVEIAQNIVNRMKEKDMEYFHRSHAWITAFLPYEKPKYAITILVEHGEGGSKLGGLLVEMSNKLYELGYLNQL from the coding sequence ATGAAAAGTCTTCGCTATAAGCTTTTACTCTTTGTTTTTATAGGGGTTTGGGGGTTATTAATCTTAAATCTGTTTATTCTAAGCGTTAAAAATCAAGAATACTATGAAAAATTGGCCGAACGCAACATGACCAAAAAAGAATTTTTAGTCCCTACAAGGGGCAATATTACAGACAGAAACCATGAGTTTTTAGCCATTAATGAATTGGTGTTTGGCGTGTTTTTGCCCAGCAGATTGAAACAAAAAGAGCTTTTAGAAAAAATTGAGGTGATCCAAAAGTTTTTCCCTAATTTTTCCAAAGAAACGCTTTTAAACAATTACCAAAAAGAAAATTCGCTTTATAACCACAACCTCATTAAAGTGGTGGGCTTCATTCCCTATGCCACCATGCAATCCCTTTATACCAAACTCATCCAAACTCAAGGCATTTTTGTGCGCCCTTTAGACAAGCGTTACTACCCTAATAACGCTTTAGCTTCGCATGTTTTAGGTTATGTGGGGGTGGCAAGTTTGCAAGATTTAAAAGACGATGAAGAGAATCAATACAGCCAGATTGTAGGCAAAACCGGCATTGAAAAAGAATACAACAAGCTTTTACAAGGCAAGGTGGGTTATAAAATCATGCATGTCAATGCACTCAATCAGGAATTAGCCACCTTAGAAGTCGTGCCGCCAAGTGCCAATAACCACTTGCAATTGAGTTTAGACAAACGCTTGCAAAAAGAAGCGGACAAGCTCTTTGAAAATAAAAGGGGGGCTATTTTAGTGATGAACGCAGAAAATGGGGAATTGCTCGTTGCAGGGAGTTACCCTGAATACAATTTGAACGATTTTGTAGGCGGGATCAGTCAAGACAAATGGCAAAAACTTCAAGATGATATTTATAACCCTTTATTAAACCGCTTCGCTAACGCTTTATACCCGCCGGGATCTGTGGTTAAAATGGGCGTGGGGTTAAGCTTTTTAGAAAACCTTCATATCACAGAAAACACCACCATACCCACACCGCCTTTTATTGAAGTGGGTAAGCGCAAATTCAGGGACTGGAAAAAAACAGGGCATGGCAATTCCAATTTGTATAAAGCCATTAGGGAGTCCGTGGATGTGTATTTTTATAAGTTTGGGCTTGAAATCTCTATAGAAAAACTCTCTAAAACTTTAAGGGAAGTGGGCTTTGGGGAAAAAACGGGCGTTGATTTGCCGAATGAATTTGTGGGGATTGTGCCGGATAATTTGTGGAAACTCAAACGCTTCAATCAAGATTGGCGCGTTGGGGACACGCTCATTACCGCTATTGGGCAAGGCTCTTTTTTAGCCACGCCCTTACAAGTGCTAGCCTATACGGGACTCATTGCGACAGGCAAACTGGCGACGCCTCATTTTGCTATCAACAACAAACAGCCGCTTAAAGATCCCCTGAATAGCTTTCAAAAAAAGAAGCTCCAAGCCTTGCGCGTGGGCATGTATGAAGTGTGCAACCATAAAGACGGCACGGCTTATCATTCCACAAGAGGTTCTAAGGTTACTTTAGCGTGTAAAACCGGCACCGCGCAAGTCGTAGAAATCGCTCAAAACATCGTCAATCGCATGAAAGAAAAGGATATGGAATATTTCCATCGATCCCATGCGTGGATTACCGCATTTTTGCCTTATGAAAAACCCAAATACGCTATCACTATTTTAGTAGAACATGGGGAAGGGGGGTCAAAACTGGGGGGCTTGTTAGTGGAAATGAGCAATAAGCTCTATGAACTTGGCTATCTTAACCAATTGTAA
- the lptA gene encoding lipopolysaccharide transport periplasmic protein LptA, which produces MRWWCVLVCCFGILSVMSAQKLENKGLKKERELLEITGNQFVANDKTKTAVIQGNVQIKKGKDRLFADKVSVFLNDKRKPERYEATGNTHFNIFTEDNREISGSADKLIYNALNGEYKLLQNAVVREVGKSNVITGDEIILNKTKGYADVLGSAKRPAKFVFDMEDINEENRKAKLKKKGAKAKP; this is translated from the coding sequence ATGCGTTGGTGGTGTGTTCTTGTGTGTTGTTTTGGTATTTTAAGCGTGATGAGCGCTCAAAAATTAGAGAATAAAGGCTTGAAAAAAGAAAGAGAGCTTTTAGAGATTACCGGCAACCAATTTGTAGCGAACGACAAAACCAAAACTGCTGTTATTCAAGGCAATGTGCAGATCAAAAAAGGTAAAGACCGGTTGTTTGCGGATAAGGTGAGCGTGTTTTTAAATGATAAACGAAAGCCAGAGCGCTATGAAGCCACAGGGAACACGCATTTTAACATCTTTACAGAGGACAATCGTGAAATCAGCGGGAGCGCTGACAAGCTCATTTATAACGCACTGAATGGGGAATACAAATTGTTACAAAATGCGGTGGTTAGAGAAGTGGGGAAATCTAATGTCATCACCGGCGATGAAATCATTTTAAACAAAACCAAGGGTTATGCTGATGTGTTGGGGAGCGCGAAACGGCCCGCTAAATTTGTGTTTGATATGGAAGACATTAATGAAGAAAATCGTAAGGCTAAATTGAAGAAGAAAGGCGCTAAGGCAAAACCATGA
- the yihA gene encoding ribosome biogenesis GTP-binding protein YihA/YsxC, with amino-acid sequence MIVIKDAHFLTSSSNLSQCPASLTSEMVILGRSNVGKSSFINTLLGKNLAKSSATPGKTRLANFFSTTWEDKENALMTTFNAIDLPGFGYAKVSKSLKKEWEGFLWELLSVRVSIKLFIHLIDARHLDLEIDKNAKESIQALLRPDQAYLSLFTKFDKLNKNNQHRLFLNAPKPFLINSAHFNALSSKYPTLEIVRQTLLKYLLTNPL; translated from the coding sequence ATGATTGTCATTAAAGACGCTCATTTTCTCACTTCTTCTAGCAATCTTTCGCAATGCCCTGCGAGCCTGACTTCTGAAATGGTCATTTTAGGGCGCAGCAATGTAGGCAAAAGCTCGTTTATTAATACCTTGTTAGGGAAAAACCTCGCCAAAAGCTCAGCGACGCCGGGAAAAACCCGTTTAGCGAATTTTTTTTCCACCACTTGGGAAGATAAAGAAAACGCTTTAATGACAACCTTTAATGCGATTGATTTGCCCGGGTTTGGCTACGCTAAAGTTTCTAAAAGCTTGAAAAAAGAATGGGAGGGGTTTTTATGGGAATTGTTGAGCGTTAGGGTTTCTATCAAGCTTTTTATCCATTTGATAGATGCGCGCCATTTGGATTTAGAAATTGACAAAAACGCTAAAGAAAGCATTCAAGCCCTTTTAAGACCCGATCAAGCCTACCTCTCTCTTTTTACGAAATTTGACAAGTTGAATAAAAACAATCAACACCGCCTTTTTTTAAACGCTCCTAAACCTTTTTTAATCAATAGCGCCCATTTTAACGCTCTTTCTTCAAAATACCCAACCCTTGAAATAGTGCGCCAAACCCTTTTGAAATACTTGCTCACTAACCCTTTATAA
- a CDS encoding lytic transglycosylase domain-containing protein: protein MKYFNTKWLFFLMTHWFLLTSLSHAKIAFESNIDTKALEAFGINASFLYQMPGVLQKMNEKEEWKRLVKRFDANYQFIPIIKNMLIEASVPQEFLFLAMAESKFSSRAYSRKKAVGIWQFMPSTAKELGLKVNHYIDERRDPIKSTQAAITYLKRLYKQTGEWYLVAMAYNYGLRKVQNAIKAAGTSDIKILLDEDKKYLPKETREYIRSILSLALKFNSLDNLKDKEYLLNRGARVSLVGVPFKRHTSLIQVAKNLNLSLETLKSYNHQFRYNILPSKDPTYTIYIPYEKLALFKQRQLKQNKNAQANPKNPFITHVVLPKETLSSIAKRYQVSISSIQLANNLKDSNIFIHQRLIIPTNKKLLATREF from the coding sequence ATGAAATATTTTAATACCAAATGGTTGTTTTTTTTAATGACTCATTGGTTCTTACTGACTTCTTTAAGCCACGCTAAGATTGCTTTTGAATCTAATATTGACACCAAAGCGCTAGAGGCCTTTGGAATTAACGCGAGTTTCTTGTATCAGATGCCAGGTGTTTTACAAAAAATGAATGAAAAAGAAGAATGGAAAAGGCTCGTCAAAAGGTTTGACGCGAATTACCAATTCATCCCCATCATTAAAAACATGCTAATAGAAGCGAGCGTGCCGCAAGAATTTTTATTTTTAGCCATGGCAGAGTCTAAATTTTCATCAAGGGCTTATAGCAGGAAAAAAGCGGTAGGGATTTGGCAATTCATGCCAAGCACGGCTAAAGAATTAGGGCTTAAGGTCAATCACTACATTGATGAAAGAAGAGATCCCATTAAAAGCACTCAAGCGGCGATCACTTATTTGAAACGGCTCTACAAGCAAACCGGAGAGTGGTATTTGGTCGCTATGGCGTATAATTACGGCTTACGCAAGGTTCAAAACGCTATTAAAGCCGCCGGCACTTCAGACATTAAGATTTTGCTGGATGAAGACAAGAAATACCTCCCTAAAGAAACACGGGAGTATATCCGCTCCATTCTAAGCCTAGCGTTGAAATTCAACAGCCTAGACAACCTCAAAGATAAAGAATACTTGCTCAATCGTGGGGCGAGGGTGAGTTTAGTGGGCGTCCCGTTTAAAAGGCACACTTCTTTAATCCAAGTAGCCAAAAATTTAAACTTGAGTTTAGAAACCTTAAAATCCTACAACCACCAATTCCGTTATAACATTCTGCCCTCTAAAGACCCCACTTATACCATTTATATCCCTTATGAAAAACTCGCCCTTTTCAAACAACGCCAACTCAAACAAAATAAAAACGCTCAAGCTAATCCTAAAAACCCTTTCATCACCCATGTGGTCTTGCCTAAAGAAACCTTATCTTCTATCGCTAAACGCTATCAAGTCAGCATTTCCAGTATCCAATTAGCCAATAACCTCAAAGATTCTAATATTTTTATCCACCAGCGCTTAATCATCCCCACTAACAAAAAGTTACTCGCTACAAGGGAATTTTAA